A stretch of Dietzia lutea DNA encodes these proteins:
- a CDS encoding HNH endonuclease signature motif containing protein, which translates to MTTARTLFAVPEGLGALDMAAVSEAARAATLAQNRAGATRLEAAYVLVEQFARAAQTEDEQGPAGSRRPGYARLAPAARARDHLVAACQLTCWHAERLVTAGVQIHTRLSRLCSVVGRGVMPEDLAVDIACRLAEVPDAIVGDVEDEVLARFTGDLEGGDRPSRSAVESAIEDAVERCDPAGAQEAAEAAAETREVRFRGGRNGMATMWAKLTAADAELLRRRIDTDAAVAAADGLDRPMAQSRADALAALAVYPPDAAACDTATTGASAGDPATGTADAAAAPAEECGIELGQVRVGADLPRPSLGNAARAGVPIRISVIASAVRGLPNRVEFVHGTYSSFEWLCTELLEGDEASVRFELIDPAPGVLDNPERALRYVITPAMAERIRLRDGTCRHPGCSVPAKDCDVDHVIAFNTRDPELGGPTTEWNLVCLCRKHHREKTFGTNTYRTGPLGELIICTDTGHEHRTRPKGPLARARDAIREREWEAFADRIIGPDGTLINPPGHTRHGPHTRPA; encoded by the coding sequence GACGTTGTTCGCGGTCCCTGAGGGTCTGGGCGCGTTGGACATGGCGGCGGTCAGTGAGGCGGCTCGCGCGGCGACGCTGGCGCAGAACCGGGCCGGGGCGACGCGGTTGGAGGCCGCGTACGTGCTGGTCGAGCAGTTCGCCCGCGCGGCGCAGACCGAGGACGAGCAGGGGCCTGCGGGGTCGCGTCGGCCGGGGTATGCGCGGTTGGCGCCGGCGGCGCGGGCGCGTGATCATCTGGTGGCGGCGTGTCAGTTGACGTGTTGGCATGCCGAGCGGTTGGTCACCGCGGGGGTGCAGATCCATACCCGTCTGTCCCGGCTGTGTTCGGTGGTGGGGCGGGGGGTGATGCCCGAGGATCTGGCGGTCGATATCGCGTGTCGTCTGGCCGAGGTGCCGGATGCGATCGTGGGGGACGTGGAGGACGAGGTGCTGGCCCGCTTCACCGGCGATCTCGAGGGCGGGGACCGGCCGAGCCGGTCGGCGGTGGAGTCGGCGATCGAGGACGCGGTGGAGCGGTGCGATCCGGCCGGGGCGCAGGAGGCGGCTGAGGCGGCGGCCGAGACCCGCGAGGTGCGGTTCCGCGGCGGCCGCAACGGGATGGCCACGATGTGGGCCAAGCTCACCGCGGCCGATGCGGAGTTGCTGCGCCGTCGTATCGACACCGACGCCGCGGTGGCGGCCGCGGACGGGCTGGACCGGCCGATGGCTCAGTCGCGCGCGGACGCCCTGGCCGCGCTGGCGGTGTACCCGCCCGACGCAGCCGCCTGCGATACCGCCACCACCGGCGCATCCGCGGGCGATCCCGCCACCGGCACCGCCGACGCTGCGGCGGCGCCGGCCGAGGAGTGCGGTATCGAGCTCGGCCAGGTGCGGGTGGGGGCGGATCTGCCGCGTCCGTCGCTGGGCAACGCGGCGCGGGCGGGGGTGCCGATTCGGATCAGTGTGATCGCCTCGGCGGTGCGGGGTCTGCCGAATCGGGTGGAGTTCGTCCACGGCACCTACAGCAGCTTCGAGTGGTTGTGCACGGAGTTGCTCGAGGGCGATGAGGCCAGTGTGCGGTTCGAGCTCATCGACCCCGCCCCCGGAGTGCTGGACAACCCGGAGCGCGCGTTGCGGTATGTGATCACCCCGGCGATGGCCGAGCGGATCCGGCTACGCGACGGCACCTGTCGGCATCCGGGGTGTTCGGTGCCGGCGAAGGACTGCGACGTGGATCATGTGATCGCGTTCAACACGCGTGATCCGGAACTGGGTGGGCCGACCACCGAGTGGAACCTGGTGTGCCTGTGTCGCAAGCATCACCGGGAGAAGACGTTCGGCACCAACACCTACCGCACCGGCCCGCTGGGTGAGTTGATCATCTGCACCGACACCGGGCACGAGCACCGCACCAGACCTAAAGGCCCCCTGGCGCGGGCCCGCGACGCCATCCGAGAACGCGAGTGGGAGGCCTTCGCCGACCGCATCATCGGACCCGACGGCACCCTGATCAACCCACCAGGCCACACCAGACACGGACCCCACACCCGACCCGCCTGA
- a CDS encoding molybdenum cofactor biosynthesis protein MoaE: MSTTTPAPGQSSGPHSAPLARITDERIEPRDVEQAVWSTADGAMVTFSGIVRDHDAGRADVEHIEYSAHPVAQNVLARLCEEVAREHSGPADADGRPVDPQRVTRVGAVHRVGVLTVGEVAVVAVAVAPHRAEAFAACSDLIERLKHEVPIWKRQRFSDGLSEWVGVGDC; the protein is encoded by the coding sequence ATGTCGACCACGACCCCGGCCCCGGGGCAGTCCTCCGGGCCGCACTCCGCGCCGCTGGCGCGGATCACCGACGAGCGGATCGAGCCCCGCGACGTCGAGCAGGCCGTGTGGAGCACGGCGGACGGCGCGATGGTGACGTTCTCCGGGATCGTGCGTGATCACGACGCCGGTCGCGCCGATGTCGAGCACATCGAGTACTCCGCTCACCCTGTCGCGCAGAATGTGCTGGCCCGGCTCTGCGAGGAGGTGGCCCGCGAACACAGCGGCCCCGCCGACGCCGACGGTCGGCCCGTCGATCCGCAGCGCGTGACGCGCGTGGGCGCGGTGCACCGGGTGGGCGTGTTGACGGTGGGTGAGGTCGCCGTGGTCGCGGTGGCGGTGGCGCCGCACCGGGCGGAGGCGTTCGCGGCGTGTTCGGACCTCATCGAGCGCCTCAAGCACGAGGTGCCGATCTGGAAACGTCAGCGCTTCTCCGACGGCTTGTCGGAGTGGGTGGGTGTCGGCGACTGCTGA
- the moaCB gene encoding bifunctional molybdenum cofactor biosynthesis protein MoaC/MoaB, translating into MADPHHTPSGLTHLDPEGRVRMVDVGDKAVTTRTATAEGVFRTRPDVVTMVAGDALGKADVLATARLAGIGAAKKTSELIPLCHQIPLNSVKVHFDLDDESGEILVRATAKTTGRTGVEMEALTAVSVAGLTLHDMVKAVDPLATMDGVRLAAKSGGKRGDWRREEHGTEPSGGIVDDDEGARSNSGPAALEVGRTGVVVVSSTAAARGDRTDTTGPAIEAWLRERGFSPVEVHVVADADVATAVTEQVRRSPAVLLTTGGTGVAPDDRTPEATAPHLTLELPGVAEAMRARGLAATPTAAMSRGLAGFAERTLVANLPGSSGGVRDGLAVLDELLEHLLDVHVHGGGH; encoded by the coding sequence ATGGCAGACCCGCATCACACCCCCTCCGGCCTCACCCACCTCGACCCGGAGGGCCGCGTGCGGATGGTCGACGTCGGCGACAAGGCCGTGACCACGCGCACCGCCACCGCGGAGGGCGTCTTCCGCACGCGCCCGGACGTGGTGACGATGGTCGCCGGCGACGCGCTCGGCAAGGCGGATGTCCTGGCCACCGCGCGACTGGCCGGCATCGGGGCCGCCAAGAAGACGTCGGAGCTCATCCCGCTGTGCCACCAGATCCCGTTGAACTCGGTGAAGGTGCACTTCGACCTCGACGACGAGTCGGGCGAGATCCTCGTCCGTGCCACCGCAAAGACCACCGGCCGGACGGGCGTGGAGATGGAGGCGCTCACCGCCGTGTCGGTCGCGGGGCTCACGCTGCACGACATGGTCAAGGCGGTCGACCCGCTCGCCACCATGGACGGTGTCCGACTCGCCGCCAAGTCGGGCGGCAAACGCGGAGACTGGAGACGGGAGGAACACGGCACTGAGCCGAGCGGTGGGATCGTCGACGACGACGAGGGCGCTCGCTCGAACTCCGGGCCCGCGGCCCTCGAGGTCGGCCGGACCGGCGTCGTCGTCGTCTCCTCCACGGCCGCCGCCCGCGGCGACCGCACCGATACCACCGGGCCCGCCATCGAGGCCTGGCTGCGTGAGCGCGGCTTCTCGCCGGTGGAGGTGCACGTCGTGGCCGATGCAGATGTGGCCACCGCGGTCACCGAGCAGGTGCGCCGCTCGCCGGCGGTCCTGCTCACCACGGGCGGCACGGGGGTCGCGCCCGACGACCGCACGCCCGAGGCCACCGCGCCGCACCTGACGCTCGAACTGCCGGGTGTCGCGGAGGCGATGCGGGCCCGCGGTCTGGCCGCGACGCCGACGGCGGCGATGAGTCGTGGTCTCGCCGGGTTCGCCGAGCGCACGCTGGTGGCGAACCTGCCCGGGTCGTCGGGCGGGGTCCGTGACGGGCTGGCGGTGCTCGACGAGTTGCTCGAGCACCTGCTGGACGTCCACGTCCACGGGGGTGGGCACTGA